One segment of Coffea arabica cultivar ET-39 chromosome 7c, Coffea Arabica ET-39 HiFi, whole genome shotgun sequence DNA contains the following:
- the LOC113699931 gene encoding xanthine dehydrogenase 1 isoform X1, producing MGSLEDTEMVRMEVEESKEAILYVNGVRRVLPDGLAHLTLLEYLRGIGLTGTKLGCGEGGCGACTVMVSFFDQNKKKCVHQAINACLAPLYSVEGMHVITVEGVGNCRRGLHPVQESLACSHGSQCGFCTPGFIMSIYALLRSSQEPPTLEQIEESLAGNLCRCTGYRPIVDAFRVFAKTNDSLYVNGALEGHSGQFICPSTGKPCSCGLKPGNEDEKLKTDRCSVDDYSPVSYSDTDGTIFTNKELIFPPELLLRKLTYLCLTGLNGLNWYRPLKLQHVLDLKARHPDAKLVVGNTEVGIEMRLKRMEYRALIYIAHIPELNQLSLNDEGMEIGAAVKLSELMKVLQTVSGKRPLYETSSCRALIEQIKWFAGTQIRNAASIGGNICTASPISDLNPLWMAAGAKFCIIDGKGNIRTCLAEKFFLGYRKVDMASSEILHSVFLPWNKQYEFVKEFKQAHRRDDDIAIVNAGMRVLFEQRDTKWVISDASIVYGGVAPVPLFAYKTKLFLIGKTWSKELMQDALEVLQEDIVLKENAPGGMVEFRKSLTLSFFFKFFLWVCHHIDGQTSCPSGIPSSHLSAIQPFHRTSVTGSQDFDITKHGTAVGSPEVHLSSKLQVSGEAEYTDDTPVPPNSLYAALVLSKKPHARILSIDDSGAKSSPGFAGIFFAKDIPGNNNIGPVIADEELFASEFVTCVGQVIGVVVADTHENAKNAARRVHIEYDELPAILSMKDAIHCNSFHPNTEKCLRKGDVDLCFQSDQCDKIMEGEVQVGGQEHFYLEPNSSLVWTVDNGNEVHMVSSTQAPQKHQKYVSHVLGLPMSKVVCKTKRIGGGFGGKETRSAFLAASAAIASYLLNRPVKLTLDRDIDMMITGQRHSFLGKYKVGFTNNGKVLALDLEIYNNGGNSLDLSLAILERAMFHSDNVYEIPNVRINGRVCYTNFPSNTAFRGFGGPQGMLITENWVQRIAMELKKSPEEIREINFQREGSVLHYGQKIEHFTLDRIWNELKTSCDLYNARKEVDQFNSNNRWKKRGIALIPTKFGISFTTKFMNQAGALVQVYTDGTVLVTHGGVEMGQGLHTKVAQIAASSFNIPLSSVFISETSTDKVPNATPTAASASSDMYGAAVLDACEQINVRMKPIASTRNYSSFAELANACYMERIDLSAHGFFITPDIGFDWKTGQGIPFRYFTYGAAFAEVEIDTLTGDFHTTKADVTLDLGFSLNPAIDVGQIEGAFIQGLGWAALEELKWGDPAHRWIPAGFLYTCGPGNYKIPSVNDVPLKFNISLLKGAPNAKAIHSSKAVGEPPFFLASAVLFAIKDAIVSARAEVGCSDWFPLDNPATPERIRMACPDEFTKAFVDSDFRPKLSI from the exons GCACCAAGCAATTAATGCGTGTCTGGCTCCTCTATATTCTGTTGAAGGGATGCATGTAATAACAGTGGAGGGTGTTGGGAATTGCAGGCGTGGCCTACATCCTGTCCAG GAATCCTTAGCATGTTCTCATGGCTCACAGTGTGGATTTTGCACTCCTGGTTTCATTATGTCCATTTACGCATTGCTACGGTCGTCTCAAGAACCACCAACACTAGAGCAGATTGAAGAAAGCCTTGCTGGAAATCTTTGTCGATGTACAGGTTATAGACCCATTGTTGATGCATTTCGAGTGTTTGCCAAGACTAATGACAGCTTATATGTTAATGGAGCCTTGGAAGGCCATAGTGGTCAGTTTATATGCCCTTCAACTGGAAAGCCATGTTCTTGTGGGTTGAAACCAGGAAATGAAGATGAGAAGCTAAAAACAGATAGGTGCTCTGTTGATGATTATAGTCCAGTCTCCTATAGTGATACTGATGGAACGATATTCACCAACAAAGAGCTTATATTCCCCCCTGAGCTTTTATTGAGAAAACTAACTTATTTATGTCTAACTGGACTAAATGGCCTGAATTGGTATAGGCCTTTGAAGCTTCAGCATGTATTAGACCTAAAAGCAAGACATCCAGATGCAAAATTAGTTGTAGGTAACACTGAGGTAGGTATTGAAATGAGGCTCAAAAGGATGGAATATCGGGCTTTGATATATATTGCACACATCCCTGAACTTAACCAGTTGAGTCTCAATGATGAAGGTATGGAAATAGGTGCTGCTGTTAAACTTTCAGAGCTCATGAAAGTACTGCAAACTGTTTCAGGCAAGCGTCCTCTCTATGAGACTTCATCATGTAGAGCTCTCATTGAGCAGATCAAATGGTTTGCCGGAACACAAATAAGGAATGCTGCATCTATTGGTGGAAATATCTGTACTGCCAGTCCAATATCAGACTTGAATCCTCTTTGGATGGCTGCAGGAGCAAAGTTCTGCATCATTGATGGCAAAGGGAACATTAGAACATGCCTGGCTGAAAAGTTTTTCCTAGGTTATCGCAAGGTGGATATGGCTAGTAGTGAAATCCTGCACTCAGTGTTTTTACCTTGGAATAAGCAATATGAGTTTGTCAAGGAATTTAAGCAAGCTCACCGGAGGGATGATGATATTGCAATTGTTAATGCTGGAATGAGGGTTCTTTTTGAACAGAGGGATACAAAGTGGGTAATTTCTGATGCTTCAATTGTTTATGGTGGTGTAGCTCCTGTTCCCCTTTTTGCATATAAAACAAAACTATTTCTGATTGGAAAGACTTGGAGCAAGGAGCTAATGCAGGATGCTTTGGAAGTTCTACAGGAGGACATTGTGTTGAAAGAAAATGCTCCTGGCGGAATGGTTGAGTTCAGAAAATCTTTAACACTtagtttcttcttcaaatttttcttgTGGGTATGTCACCACATTGATGGACAAACATCCTGTCCTTCAGGCATTCCATCATCCCATCTCTCAGCCATACAACCATTTCATCGAACATCTGTAACTGGAAGTCAGGACTTTGACATAACAAAACATGGAACTGCTGTAGGGTCTCCTGAAGTCCATCTTTCCTCGAAACTTCAG GTTTCAGGAGAGGCAGAATATACTGATGATACCCCAGTGCCTCCCAACAGTTTGTATGCTGCTTTGGTGCTAAGTAAAAAGCCTCATGCACGTATACTGTCTATTGACGATTCTGGAGCCAAGTCTTCACCTGGGTTTGCTGGAATCTTTTTTGCTAAAGATATTCCTGGTAACAATAATATTGGGCCTGTCATTGCAGATGAGGAACTTTTTGCCTCGGAATTTGTCACTTGTGTTGGTCAG GTAATAGGAGTAGTTGTTGCTGATAcacatgaaaatgcaaaaaatgctGCAAGAAGGGTTCATATTGAGTATGATGAACTGCCAGCTATTTTATCTATGAAAGATGCCATTCACTGTAACAGTTTCCATCCTAATACAGAAAAGTGTTTGAGGAAAGGTGATGTAGATCTGTGTTTTCAATCAGATCAGTGTGATAAAATCATGGAAGGGGAAGTCCAGGTCGGTGGTCAGGAACATTTCTACTTGGAGCCGAATAGCAGCTTAGTATGGACAGTGGATAATGGCAACGAGGTTCATATGGTCTCATCCACCCAA gctCCACAAAAGCACCAGAAGTATGTGTCTCACGTTCTTGGACTTCCAATGTCAAAAGTTGTTTGCAAGACAAAGAGAATTGGTGGTGGGTTTGGTGGAAAAGAAACAAGATCAGCTTTCCTTGCTGCTAGTGCTGCAATTGCATCCTATTTGTTAAATCGGCCAGTAAAACTTACTTTGGACCGTGACATTGACATGATGATTACTGGTCAGCGGCACAGCTTTCTTGGAAAGTATAAG GTTGGCTTTACAAACAATGGGAAGGTCCTCGCATTGGATCTTGAAATATACAATAATGGTGGAAATTCACTTGATCTGTCACTTGCTATACTTGAGCGTGCTATGTTCCATTCAGACAATGTCTATGAGATACCAAATGTCAGAATTAATGGAAGGGTCTGCTATACTAATTTTCCTAGTAACACGGCTTTCAGAGGATTTGGTGGCCCACAAGGCATGCTGATTACTGAAAACTGGGTTCAGAGAATTGCTATGGAATTGAAGAAAAGCCCAGAAGAAATCAGG gaAATAAATTTTCAGAGAGAAGGATCAGTATTGCATTATGGACAAAAGATAGAGCACTTCACCTTGGACCGTATCTGGAATGAGTTGAAGACATCTTGTGATCTTTATAACGCTCGCAAAGAAGTTGATCAGTTCAATAGTAATAATCGATGGAAGAAACGTGGAATTGCTCTAATTCCTACGAAGTTTGGCATTTCTTTCACTACAAAGTTTATGAACCAG GCTGGTGCCCTTGTTCAAGTCTATACTGACGGAACTGTTTTAGTAACGCATGGGGGCGTTGAAATGGGGCAAGGGTTGCATACAAAGGTTGCTCAAATTGCAGCTTCTTCCTTTAATATTCCTCTGAGTTCAGTGTTCATCTCAGAGACGAGTACTGACAAG GTTCCAAATGCAACTCCAACAGCAGCTTCTGCAAGTTCTGATATGTATGGTGCTGCAGTTCTGGATGCTTGTGAACAAATAAATGTTAGGATGAAGCCCATTGCATCAACACGTAACTATAGCTCTTTTGCTGAG CTTGCAAATGCCTGCTACATGGAGAGAATTGACTTGTCTGCCCATGGGTTTTTTATTACACCTGATATTGGCTTTGATTGGAAAACTGGTCAAGGGATTCCATTCAGGTACTTCACCTATGGAGCTGCTTTTGCTGAAGTTGAAATTGACACGTTGACAGGAGATTTCCACACTACAAAAGCAGACGTTACCTTGGATTTGGGGTTTTCCCTCAATCCTGCAATTGATGTTGGGCAG ATTGAAGGAGCATTCATACAAGGTCTTGGATGGGCAGCATTGGAAGAGTTGAAATGGGGAGATCCTGCACACAGGTGGATTCCAGCTGGCTTCTTATACACTTGTGGTCCTGGAAATTACAAAATTCCCTCTGTCAATGATGTGCCCCTTAAATTCAACATTTCTCTTTTGAAG GGTGCTCCAAATGCTAAGGCCATCCATTCATCTAAAGCTGTGGGGGAACCTCCATTCTTTCTTGCCTCAGCAGTCCTTTTTGCTATAAAAGATGCTATAGTTTCAGCAAGAGCAGAAGTAGGTTGTAGTGACTGGTTTCCTCTAGACAATCCAGCGACACCTGAACGCATCCGGATGGCTTGTCCTGATGAATTCACTAAAGCATTTGTAGACTCGGATTTCCGCCCGAAGCTCAGCATTTGA
- the LOC113699931 gene encoding xanthine dehydrogenase 1 isoform X2 translates to MHQAINACLAPLYSVEGMHVITVEGVGNCRRGLHPVQESLACSHGSQCGFCTPGFIMSIYALLRSSQEPPTLEQIEESLAGNLCRCTGYRPIVDAFRVFAKTNDSLYVNGALEGHSGQFICPSTGKPCSCGLKPGNEDEKLKTDRCSVDDYSPVSYSDTDGTIFTNKELIFPPELLLRKLTYLCLTGLNGLNWYRPLKLQHVLDLKARHPDAKLVVGNTEVGIEMRLKRMEYRALIYIAHIPELNQLSLNDEGMEIGAAVKLSELMKVLQTVSGKRPLYETSSCRALIEQIKWFAGTQIRNAASIGGNICTASPISDLNPLWMAAGAKFCIIDGKGNIRTCLAEKFFLGYRKVDMASSEILHSVFLPWNKQYEFVKEFKQAHRRDDDIAIVNAGMRVLFEQRDTKWVISDASIVYGGVAPVPLFAYKTKLFLIGKTWSKELMQDALEVLQEDIVLKENAPGGMVEFRKSLTLSFFFKFFLWVCHHIDGQTSCPSGIPSSHLSAIQPFHRTSVTGSQDFDITKHGTAVGSPEVHLSSKLQVSGEAEYTDDTPVPPNSLYAALVLSKKPHARILSIDDSGAKSSPGFAGIFFAKDIPGNNNIGPVIADEELFASEFVTCVGQVIGVVVADTHENAKNAARRVHIEYDELPAILSMKDAIHCNSFHPNTEKCLRKGDVDLCFQSDQCDKIMEGEVQVGGQEHFYLEPNSSLVWTVDNGNEVHMVSSTQAPQKHQKYVSHVLGLPMSKVVCKTKRIGGGFGGKETRSAFLAASAAIASYLLNRPVKLTLDRDIDMMITGQRHSFLGKYKVGFTNNGKVLALDLEIYNNGGNSLDLSLAILERAMFHSDNVYEIPNVRINGRVCYTNFPSNTAFRGFGGPQGMLITENWVQRIAMELKKSPEEIREINFQREGSVLHYGQKIEHFTLDRIWNELKTSCDLYNARKEVDQFNSNNRWKKRGIALIPTKFGISFTTKFMNQAGALVQVYTDGTVLVTHGGVEMGQGLHTKVAQIAASSFNIPLSSVFISETSTDKVPNATPTAASASSDMYGAAVLDACEQINVRMKPIASTRNYSSFAELANACYMERIDLSAHGFFITPDIGFDWKTGQGIPFRYFTYGAAFAEVEIDTLTGDFHTTKADVTLDLGFSLNPAIDVGQIEGAFIQGLGWAALEELKWGDPAHRWIPAGFLYTCGPGNYKIPSVNDVPLKFNISLLKGAPNAKAIHSSKAVGEPPFFLASAVLFAIKDAIVSARAEVGCSDWFPLDNPATPERIRMACPDEFTKAFVDSDFRPKLSI, encoded by the exons GCACCAAGCAATTAATGCGTGTCTGGCTCCTCTATATTCTGTTGAAGGGATGCATGTAATAACAGTGGAGGGTGTTGGGAATTGCAGGCGTGGCCTACATCCTGTCCAG GAATCCTTAGCATGTTCTCATGGCTCACAGTGTGGATTTTGCACTCCTGGTTTCATTATGTCCATTTACGCATTGCTACGGTCGTCTCAAGAACCACCAACACTAGAGCAGATTGAAGAAAGCCTTGCTGGAAATCTTTGTCGATGTACAGGTTATAGACCCATTGTTGATGCATTTCGAGTGTTTGCCAAGACTAATGACAGCTTATATGTTAATGGAGCCTTGGAAGGCCATAGTGGTCAGTTTATATGCCCTTCAACTGGAAAGCCATGTTCTTGTGGGTTGAAACCAGGAAATGAAGATGAGAAGCTAAAAACAGATAGGTGCTCTGTTGATGATTATAGTCCAGTCTCCTATAGTGATACTGATGGAACGATATTCACCAACAAAGAGCTTATATTCCCCCCTGAGCTTTTATTGAGAAAACTAACTTATTTATGTCTAACTGGACTAAATGGCCTGAATTGGTATAGGCCTTTGAAGCTTCAGCATGTATTAGACCTAAAAGCAAGACATCCAGATGCAAAATTAGTTGTAGGTAACACTGAGGTAGGTATTGAAATGAGGCTCAAAAGGATGGAATATCGGGCTTTGATATATATTGCACACATCCCTGAACTTAACCAGTTGAGTCTCAATGATGAAGGTATGGAAATAGGTGCTGCTGTTAAACTTTCAGAGCTCATGAAAGTACTGCAAACTGTTTCAGGCAAGCGTCCTCTCTATGAGACTTCATCATGTAGAGCTCTCATTGAGCAGATCAAATGGTTTGCCGGAACACAAATAAGGAATGCTGCATCTATTGGTGGAAATATCTGTACTGCCAGTCCAATATCAGACTTGAATCCTCTTTGGATGGCTGCAGGAGCAAAGTTCTGCATCATTGATGGCAAAGGGAACATTAGAACATGCCTGGCTGAAAAGTTTTTCCTAGGTTATCGCAAGGTGGATATGGCTAGTAGTGAAATCCTGCACTCAGTGTTTTTACCTTGGAATAAGCAATATGAGTTTGTCAAGGAATTTAAGCAAGCTCACCGGAGGGATGATGATATTGCAATTGTTAATGCTGGAATGAGGGTTCTTTTTGAACAGAGGGATACAAAGTGGGTAATTTCTGATGCTTCAATTGTTTATGGTGGTGTAGCTCCTGTTCCCCTTTTTGCATATAAAACAAAACTATTTCTGATTGGAAAGACTTGGAGCAAGGAGCTAATGCAGGATGCTTTGGAAGTTCTACAGGAGGACATTGTGTTGAAAGAAAATGCTCCTGGCGGAATGGTTGAGTTCAGAAAATCTTTAACACTtagtttcttcttcaaatttttcttgTGGGTATGTCACCACATTGATGGACAAACATCCTGTCCTTCAGGCATTCCATCATCCCATCTCTCAGCCATACAACCATTTCATCGAACATCTGTAACTGGAAGTCAGGACTTTGACATAACAAAACATGGAACTGCTGTAGGGTCTCCTGAAGTCCATCTTTCCTCGAAACTTCAG GTTTCAGGAGAGGCAGAATATACTGATGATACCCCAGTGCCTCCCAACAGTTTGTATGCTGCTTTGGTGCTAAGTAAAAAGCCTCATGCACGTATACTGTCTATTGACGATTCTGGAGCCAAGTCTTCACCTGGGTTTGCTGGAATCTTTTTTGCTAAAGATATTCCTGGTAACAATAATATTGGGCCTGTCATTGCAGATGAGGAACTTTTTGCCTCGGAATTTGTCACTTGTGTTGGTCAG GTAATAGGAGTAGTTGTTGCTGATAcacatgaaaatgcaaaaaatgctGCAAGAAGGGTTCATATTGAGTATGATGAACTGCCAGCTATTTTATCTATGAAAGATGCCATTCACTGTAACAGTTTCCATCCTAATACAGAAAAGTGTTTGAGGAAAGGTGATGTAGATCTGTGTTTTCAATCAGATCAGTGTGATAAAATCATGGAAGGGGAAGTCCAGGTCGGTGGTCAGGAACATTTCTACTTGGAGCCGAATAGCAGCTTAGTATGGACAGTGGATAATGGCAACGAGGTTCATATGGTCTCATCCACCCAA gctCCACAAAAGCACCAGAAGTATGTGTCTCACGTTCTTGGACTTCCAATGTCAAAAGTTGTTTGCAAGACAAAGAGAATTGGTGGTGGGTTTGGTGGAAAAGAAACAAGATCAGCTTTCCTTGCTGCTAGTGCTGCAATTGCATCCTATTTGTTAAATCGGCCAGTAAAACTTACTTTGGACCGTGACATTGACATGATGATTACTGGTCAGCGGCACAGCTTTCTTGGAAAGTATAAG GTTGGCTTTACAAACAATGGGAAGGTCCTCGCATTGGATCTTGAAATATACAATAATGGTGGAAATTCACTTGATCTGTCACTTGCTATACTTGAGCGTGCTATGTTCCATTCAGACAATGTCTATGAGATACCAAATGTCAGAATTAATGGAAGGGTCTGCTATACTAATTTTCCTAGTAACACGGCTTTCAGAGGATTTGGTGGCCCACAAGGCATGCTGATTACTGAAAACTGGGTTCAGAGAATTGCTATGGAATTGAAGAAAAGCCCAGAAGAAATCAGG gaAATAAATTTTCAGAGAGAAGGATCAGTATTGCATTATGGACAAAAGATAGAGCACTTCACCTTGGACCGTATCTGGAATGAGTTGAAGACATCTTGTGATCTTTATAACGCTCGCAAAGAAGTTGATCAGTTCAATAGTAATAATCGATGGAAGAAACGTGGAATTGCTCTAATTCCTACGAAGTTTGGCATTTCTTTCACTACAAAGTTTATGAACCAG GCTGGTGCCCTTGTTCAAGTCTATACTGACGGAACTGTTTTAGTAACGCATGGGGGCGTTGAAATGGGGCAAGGGTTGCATACAAAGGTTGCTCAAATTGCAGCTTCTTCCTTTAATATTCCTCTGAGTTCAGTGTTCATCTCAGAGACGAGTACTGACAAG GTTCCAAATGCAACTCCAACAGCAGCTTCTGCAAGTTCTGATATGTATGGTGCTGCAGTTCTGGATGCTTGTGAACAAATAAATGTTAGGATGAAGCCCATTGCATCAACACGTAACTATAGCTCTTTTGCTGAG CTTGCAAATGCCTGCTACATGGAGAGAATTGACTTGTCTGCCCATGGGTTTTTTATTACACCTGATATTGGCTTTGATTGGAAAACTGGTCAAGGGATTCCATTCAGGTACTTCACCTATGGAGCTGCTTTTGCTGAAGTTGAAATTGACACGTTGACAGGAGATTTCCACACTACAAAAGCAGACGTTACCTTGGATTTGGGGTTTTCCCTCAATCCTGCAATTGATGTTGGGCAG ATTGAAGGAGCATTCATACAAGGTCTTGGATGGGCAGCATTGGAAGAGTTGAAATGGGGAGATCCTGCACACAGGTGGATTCCAGCTGGCTTCTTATACACTTGTGGTCCTGGAAATTACAAAATTCCCTCTGTCAATGATGTGCCCCTTAAATTCAACATTTCTCTTTTGAAG GGTGCTCCAAATGCTAAGGCCATCCATTCATCTAAAGCTGTGGGGGAACCTCCATTCTTTCTTGCCTCAGCAGTCCTTTTTGCTATAAAAGATGCTATAGTTTCAGCAAGAGCAGAAGTAGGTTGTAGTGACTGGTTTCCTCTAGACAATCCAGCGACACCTGAACGCATCCGGATGGCTTGTCCTGATGAATTCACTAAAGCATTTGTAGACTCGGATTTCCGCCCGAAGCTCAGCATTTGA
- the LOC113699931 gene encoding xanthine dehydrogenase 1 isoform X3, with protein MGSLEDTEMVRMEVEESKEAILYVNGVRRVLPDGLAHLTLLEYLRGIGLTGTKLGCGEGGCGACTVMVSFFDQNKKKCVHQAINACLAPLYSVEGMHVITVEGVGNCRRGLHPVQESLACSHGSQCGFCTPGFIMSIYALLRSSQEPPTLEQIEESLAGNLCRCTGYRPIVDAFRVFAKTNDSLYVNGALEGHSGQFICPSTGKPCSCGLKPGNEDEKLKTDRCSVDDYSPVSYSDTDGTIFTNKELIFPPELLLRKLTYLCLTGLNGLNWYRPLKLQHVLDLKARHPDAKLVVGNTEVGIEMRLKRMEYRALIYIAHIPELNQLSLNDEGMEIGAAVKLSELMKVLQTVSGKRPLYETSSCRALIEQIKWFAGTQIRNAASIGGNICTASPISDLNPLWMAAGAKFCIIDGKGNIRTCLAEKFFLGYRKVDMASSEILHSVFLPWNKQYEFVKEFKQAHRRDDDIAIVNAGMRVLFEQRDTKWVISDASIVYGGVAPVPLFAYKTKLFLIGKTWSKELMQDALEVLQEDIVLKENAPGGMVEFRKSLTLSFFFKFFLWVCHHIDGQTSCPSGIPSSHLSAIQPFHRTSVTGSQDFDITKHGTAVGSPEVHLSSKLQVSGEAEYTDDTPVPPNSLYAALVLSKKPHARILSIDDSGAKSSPGFAGIFFAKDIPGNNNIGPVIADEELFASEFVTCVGQVIGVVVADTHENAKNAARRVHIEYDELPAILSMKDAIHCNSFHPNTEKCLRKGDVDLCFQSDQCDKIMEGEVQVGGQEHFYLEPNSSLVWTVDNGNEVHMVSSTQAPQKHQKYVSHVLGLPMSKVVCKTKRIGGGFGGKETRSAFLAASAAIASYLLNRPVKLTLDRDIDMMITGQRHSFLGKYKVGFTNNGKVLALDLEIYNNGGNSLDLSLAILERAMFHSDNVYEIPNVRINGRVCYTNFPSNTAFRGFGGPQGMLITENWVQRIAMELKKSPEEIREINFQREGSVLHYGQKIEHFTLDRIWNELKTSCDLYNARKEVDQFNSNNRWKKRGIALIPTKFGISFTTKFMNQAGALVQVYTDGTVLVTHGGVEMGQGLHTKVAQIAASSFNIPLSSVFISETSTDKVPNATPTAASASSDMYGAAVLDACEQINVRMKPIASTRNYSSFAEAFGHLYEPDVHRKSKHQRHI; from the exons GCACCAAGCAATTAATGCGTGTCTGGCTCCTCTATATTCTGTTGAAGGGATGCATGTAATAACAGTGGAGGGTGTTGGGAATTGCAGGCGTGGCCTACATCCTGTCCAG GAATCCTTAGCATGTTCTCATGGCTCACAGTGTGGATTTTGCACTCCTGGTTTCATTATGTCCATTTACGCATTGCTACGGTCGTCTCAAGAACCACCAACACTAGAGCAGATTGAAGAAAGCCTTGCTGGAAATCTTTGTCGATGTACAGGTTATAGACCCATTGTTGATGCATTTCGAGTGTTTGCCAAGACTAATGACAGCTTATATGTTAATGGAGCCTTGGAAGGCCATAGTGGTCAGTTTATATGCCCTTCAACTGGAAAGCCATGTTCTTGTGGGTTGAAACCAGGAAATGAAGATGAGAAGCTAAAAACAGATAGGTGCTCTGTTGATGATTATAGTCCAGTCTCCTATAGTGATACTGATGGAACGATATTCACCAACAAAGAGCTTATATTCCCCCCTGAGCTTTTATTGAGAAAACTAACTTATTTATGTCTAACTGGACTAAATGGCCTGAATTGGTATAGGCCTTTGAAGCTTCAGCATGTATTAGACCTAAAAGCAAGACATCCAGATGCAAAATTAGTTGTAGGTAACACTGAGGTAGGTATTGAAATGAGGCTCAAAAGGATGGAATATCGGGCTTTGATATATATTGCACACATCCCTGAACTTAACCAGTTGAGTCTCAATGATGAAGGTATGGAAATAGGTGCTGCTGTTAAACTTTCAGAGCTCATGAAAGTACTGCAAACTGTTTCAGGCAAGCGTCCTCTCTATGAGACTTCATCATGTAGAGCTCTCATTGAGCAGATCAAATGGTTTGCCGGAACACAAATAAGGAATGCTGCATCTATTGGTGGAAATATCTGTACTGCCAGTCCAATATCAGACTTGAATCCTCTTTGGATGGCTGCAGGAGCAAAGTTCTGCATCATTGATGGCAAAGGGAACATTAGAACATGCCTGGCTGAAAAGTTTTTCCTAGGTTATCGCAAGGTGGATATGGCTAGTAGTGAAATCCTGCACTCAGTGTTTTTACCTTGGAATAAGCAATATGAGTTTGTCAAGGAATTTAAGCAAGCTCACCGGAGGGATGATGATATTGCAATTGTTAATGCTGGAATGAGGGTTCTTTTTGAACAGAGGGATACAAAGTGGGTAATTTCTGATGCTTCAATTGTTTATGGTGGTGTAGCTCCTGTTCCCCTTTTTGCATATAAAACAAAACTATTTCTGATTGGAAAGACTTGGAGCAAGGAGCTAATGCAGGATGCTTTGGAAGTTCTACAGGAGGACATTGTGTTGAAAGAAAATGCTCCTGGCGGAATGGTTGAGTTCAGAAAATCTTTAACACTtagtttcttcttcaaatttttcttgTGGGTATGTCACCACATTGATGGACAAACATCCTGTCCTTCAGGCATTCCATCATCCCATCTCTCAGCCATACAACCATTTCATCGAACATCTGTAACTGGAAGTCAGGACTTTGACATAACAAAACATGGAACTGCTGTAGGGTCTCCTGAAGTCCATCTTTCCTCGAAACTTCAG GTTTCAGGAGAGGCAGAATATACTGATGATACCCCAGTGCCTCCCAACAGTTTGTATGCTGCTTTGGTGCTAAGTAAAAAGCCTCATGCACGTATACTGTCTATTGACGATTCTGGAGCCAAGTCTTCACCTGGGTTTGCTGGAATCTTTTTTGCTAAAGATATTCCTGGTAACAATAATATTGGGCCTGTCATTGCAGATGAGGAACTTTTTGCCTCGGAATTTGTCACTTGTGTTGGTCAG GTAATAGGAGTAGTTGTTGCTGATAcacatgaaaatgcaaaaaatgctGCAAGAAGGGTTCATATTGAGTATGATGAACTGCCAGCTATTTTATCTATGAAAGATGCCATTCACTGTAACAGTTTCCATCCTAATACAGAAAAGTGTTTGAGGAAAGGTGATGTAGATCTGTGTTTTCAATCAGATCAGTGTGATAAAATCATGGAAGGGGAAGTCCAGGTCGGTGGTCAGGAACATTTCTACTTGGAGCCGAATAGCAGCTTAGTATGGACAGTGGATAATGGCAACGAGGTTCATATGGTCTCATCCACCCAA gctCCACAAAAGCACCAGAAGTATGTGTCTCACGTTCTTGGACTTCCAATGTCAAAAGTTGTTTGCAAGACAAAGAGAATTGGTGGTGGGTTTGGTGGAAAAGAAACAAGATCAGCTTTCCTTGCTGCTAGTGCTGCAATTGCATCCTATTTGTTAAATCGGCCAGTAAAACTTACTTTGGACCGTGACATTGACATGATGATTACTGGTCAGCGGCACAGCTTTCTTGGAAAGTATAAG GTTGGCTTTACAAACAATGGGAAGGTCCTCGCATTGGATCTTGAAATATACAATAATGGTGGAAATTCACTTGATCTGTCACTTGCTATACTTGAGCGTGCTATGTTCCATTCAGACAATGTCTATGAGATACCAAATGTCAGAATTAATGGAAGGGTCTGCTATACTAATTTTCCTAGTAACACGGCTTTCAGAGGATTTGGTGGCCCACAAGGCATGCTGATTACTGAAAACTGGGTTCAGAGAATTGCTATGGAATTGAAGAAAAGCCCAGAAGAAATCAGG gaAATAAATTTTCAGAGAGAAGGATCAGTATTGCATTATGGACAAAAGATAGAGCACTTCACCTTGGACCGTATCTGGAATGAGTTGAAGACATCTTGTGATCTTTATAACGCTCGCAAAGAAGTTGATCAGTTCAATAGTAATAATCGATGGAAGAAACGTGGAATTGCTCTAATTCCTACGAAGTTTGGCATTTCTTTCACTACAAAGTTTATGAACCAG GCTGGTGCCCTTGTTCAAGTCTATACTGACGGAACTGTTTTAGTAACGCATGGGGGCGTTGAAATGGGGCAAGGGTTGCATACAAAGGTTGCTCAAATTGCAGCTTCTTCCTTTAATATTCCTCTGAGTTCAGTGTTCATCTCAGAGACGAGTACTGACAAG GTTCCAAATGCAACTCCAACAGCAGCTTCTGCAAGTTCTGATATGTATGGTGCTGCAGTTCTGGATGCTTGTGAACAAATAAATGTTAGGATGAAGCCCATTGCATCAACACGTAACTATAGCTCTTTTGCTGAG GCCTTTGGTCATCTATACGAACCTGATGTGCACAGAAAATCTAAGCATCAAAGGCATATATGA